One Oncorhynchus masou masou isolate Uvic2021 chromosome 2, UVic_Omas_1.1, whole genome shotgun sequence genomic region harbors:
- the csrp3 gene encoding cysteine and glycine-rich protein 3 produces MPNWGGGAKCAACEKTVYHAEEIQCNGRSFHKTCFICMACRKGLDSTTVAAHESEIYCKSCYGKKYGPKGYGYGQGAGALSSDPPGQNLGMQSQDSKPRPTSTDSNSSKFAHRFGSSDRCQRCSKAVYAAEKIMGAGKPWHKTCFRCLLCGKSLESTTVTDKDGELYCKVCYAKNFGPKGKGLGNMGMVEDGE; encoded by the exons ATGCCAAACTGGGGCGGCGGGGCCAAGTGTGCAGCCTGTGAAAAGACTGTGTACCACGCTGAGGAGATCCAATGCAACGGGAGGAGCTTCCACAAGACCTGCTTCATCTGCA TGGCCTGCAGGAAAGGACTGGACAGTACAACAGTCGCAGCGCATGAGTCAGAGATCTACTGCAAGTCCTGCTACGGCAAGAAGTATGGGCCAAAAGGCTACGGGTACGGCCAGGGAGCTGGAGCCCTAAGCTCAGACCCCCCTGGACAGAACCTGGGCATGCAATCTCAAGA CTCAAAGCCTCGCCCCACATCCACAGACTCCAACTCCAGTAAGTTTGCGCATAGGTTTGGAAGTTCAGATCGCTGCCAAAGATGTTCGAAGGCTGTCTACGCAGCAGAGAAGATCATGGGGGCAGGAAAG CCTTGGCATAAAACCTGCTTCCGCTGTTTGCTGTGTGGGAAGAGCCTGGAGTCTACCACAGTGACAGACAAGGATGGGGAACTCTACTGTAAAG TTTGCTACGCCAAGAACTTCGGGCCGAAAGGAAAAGGGCTGGGGAACATGGGAATGGTGGAAGATGGAGAATGA